The Candidatus Methylomirabilota bacterium genome contains a region encoding:
- a CDS encoding UDP-N-acetylmuramoyl-L-alanyl-D-glutamate--2,6-diaminopimelate ligase — protein MKPLGQLIDGFPYILLQGSLDQEIAAVEYDSRRVEPKSLFVSIRGQRHDGHHFVPDAVRRGAVAFIVERDIRSGTGEPVPGTIVQVAESRRALAHLATRFYDMPSRELSLVGITGTNGKTTVSYLCEAVLEAGGRRAGVIGTVEYRCGGTVREADRTTPEASDLQALLRWIRGQGGDVAVMEVSSHSLAMHRVEGCTFDVTVFTNLTQDHLDFHGTMEDYFEAKARLFTMFRKRGGTAVINLDDPGGKRLQELTDGPVVTYGFTPEADVTAATATYDLEGIRATIRTPWGEDDLRSPLLGRHNLYNLLAAVGVGGALGVPVQKALEALATVRHIPGRLEPVACGQPFEVVVDYAHTPDALEWALRSLRELRPRRLIVLFGCGGDRDRKKRPLMGEAAARLADRVFLTSDNPRSEVPEAIMEEIKAGIDRVPGAAEKTTLAVDRGEAIEAVLKEARPGDVVLIAGKGHERTQTIGHEVIPFDDREVARRILRQMGYNQ, from the coding sequence ATGAAACCCCTGGGACAGCTAATTGATGGGTTTCCATATATCCTTCTCCAGGGAAGCCTGGACCAGGAAATCGCCGCGGTCGAGTACGATTCCCGGCGAGTGGAACCCAAGAGCCTTTTTGTCAGTATTCGGGGCCAGCGACACGATGGGCATCACTTCGTGCCCGACGCGGTCCGCCGAGGGGCCGTTGCCTTCATTGTCGAGCGCGATATTCGAAGCGGTACCGGGGAACCGGTCCCCGGGACCATCGTTCAAGTCGCAGAATCTCGACGCGCCCTGGCCCACCTGGCCACTCGTTTTTACGATATGCCGTCTCGTGAGCTCTCTCTCGTAGGGATTACCGGGACCAACGGCAAGACCACGGTGAGCTACCTTTGCGAGGCGGTGCTCGAAGCCGGCGGCCGACGGGCAGGAGTGATCGGGACGGTCGAGTACCGGTGCGGGGGAACCGTTCGGGAAGCGGATCGGACCACCCCGGAGGCCTCGGATCTGCAAGCGCTGCTCCGGTGGATCCGTGGGCAGGGAGGGGATGTCGCCGTGATGGAAGTCTCCTCACACTCCCTCGCCATGCATCGGGTAGAGGGATGCACCTTTGACGTCACCGTCTTCACAAACCTGACGCAGGATCACCTCGATTTCCACGGGACAATGGAGGACTATTTCGAGGCGAAGGCTCGGCTCTTCACGATGTTCCGAAAAAGGGGAGGGACAGCGGTCATCAACCTGGATGACCCGGGAGGCAAGAGACTCCAGGAGTTGACGGATGGGCCGGTGGTGACGTACGGATTCACTCCTGAGGCCGATGTCACTGCGGCCACTGCCACGTATGACCTCGAAGGGATCCGGGCGACCATCCGCACCCCATGGGGGGAAGACGACCTTCGCTCCCCTCTCCTCGGCCGGCACAATCTCTACAATCTCCTTGCCGCGGTGGGTGTTGGAGGTGCGCTCGGAGTCCCTGTACAGAAGGCCCTGGAGGCCCTTGCCACGGTTCGCCATATCCCCGGCCGGTTGGAGCCGGTCGCGTGTGGACAGCCCTTCGAGGTGGTGGTGGATTATGCCCACACCCCCGATGCGCTCGAGTGGGCCTTGCGGTCCCTCCGTGAGCTCCGTCCGCGTCGGCTTATCGTCCTGTTTGGCTGTGGGGGCGACCGGGACCGGAAGAAACGTCCCTTGATGGGGGAGGCGGCGGCGCGGTTGGCCGACCGGGTTTTTCTCACGTCCGACAACCCCCGGAGCGAAGTACCCGAAGCCATTATGGAAGAGATCAAGGCGGGCATCGACCGCGTTCCAGGGGCGGCAGAGAAGACCACCCTGGCCGTCGATCGGGGGGAGGCTATTGAGGCGGTGCTGAAGGAGGCCCGCCCCGGCGATGTCGTCCTCATTGCTGGCAAGGGGCACGAGAGGACACAGACCATCGGACATGAGGTGATTCCCTTCGATGACCGGGAAGTCGCCCGGCGGATTCTGCGGCAGATGGGGTACAACCAATGA